AATGGGCGCAATATCGACGTCTGGTTGATCTACAAGTGTGAGGACTGCGACAGCACCTGGAACATGACCGTGCTCTCCCGTGTCAAGCCGGAGCAGATCGAAAAATCACTGTACACGGCGTTTGCAAAAAACAACGCTGACACCGCCCGAAAATACGCATTCGACAAGTCGCTGCTCTCTCATAACCACGCGGTCACCGACTGTTCGGAGCTTCGCTATACCCTCGAAAAACAAGTCATTGAAGATGAGAACAACACCATTGAAATGACTTGTGAATACGACTTCGGGCTGCGGCTCGACCGTGCAGTGAGTGAAGGGCTCGGCATTTCGAGAACGCACGCAAAATCCCTGCTCGAACAAAACAATTTCTCACCGAAAACAAGAGTTTACGGTACGATTACATTAAAGGAGCCGATATTCAATGAAATTGGAAATCAAGCACACGAAAATTACAGTTCGGAAGAACAAACAACATCTGATCAGGATGTAACAGAGATATCCGCAGAGCGCATCAGCGGGCGGTAAAAAATCGCCCGGCACGGCGGGGTGACCCGCACCCCGCCGTGCAAACTTCAGTCTGTGTGGGTTGTTCAGCCTGCCATACAATAAACCAAATTATAAGTCTAACTGTTAAATTGTTCCATGTGGAACTTTTAATGCCGCAGGTATACGGAATGGGCGGCCACATGGGGCCGCCCCTACGGCAACGAAACACCAAGTGCAGCAACGCGGCTACAAAGAACCGCTTCAAAGCGGTTCTTTGCTTCATAAAGCCCGGCAGATTCTTCTACGCGTATTGACAGCGGCGTCTCGCCGCCGCGTTTGAAACCGGCATCATGCCGGGCTTGATAGACAGTCCGGTTTATGGTACAATTTCAGCGGTATAATCAGATATAATGGGTGATTGGGGGCGGTGTTTAAATTATGGGAAAATTCATTCTGCACAGCGACATGAACCACTACTTTGCCGCTGTCGAGACCATCGATCATCCCGAATACAACAATATTCCCATGGCGGTCTGCGGCGACCCCGCCACCCGTCACGGCATCATCCTCGCTAAAAATCAAATCGCGCAGCAGCGCGGCGTCATGACCGGAGAGAGCGTTTACAGCGCCAAGCAGAAAGCTCCCGGGCTGACGCTGATCAACGCTGATTACAACAAATATGTGCATTACGCCAAACTGGCGCGGGCGCTTTATGCCGAATACGGCGCCGACGTGATCCCCTATGGGCTTGATGAGGCGTGGATCGTGCTGAAAGACGATGTGCAATCGTATGATAAGGCAACCGAGATCGCCTTTGAGATCAAGCAGCGCGTCAAAAACGAACTGCAACTCACCGCCTCGGTCGGCGTCAGCTATAACTATATCTTTTCAAAACTCGCCTCCGATATGAAAAAACCCGACGCGGTGACGGTTCTGCGCAAAGACGACTTAAAAACCGTGATTTGGAGCATTCCCGCGTTTGAGTTGCTGTTCGTCGGACCCGTCACGCGCAAAAAACTGAAGAACATGAATATCCTGACCATCGGCGACTTGGCGCAATGCGACCCCGCGCTGCTGAAAAGGCGGTTCGGCAAATCGGGCATCGCCCTGTGGCAATTTGCCAACGGCGACGACAGCTCATTTGACCCCAAAGTCCCCGCCGATATGCCCTTTAAAAGTTTCGGCAACACCATCACGCTGCCCAAAGACACGGCCTCGGAAGACGATCTGCTGCTGATGCTCTACATTTTGGCGCGGGCGGTCACCTCGCGATTGATCAAACATTCACTGGAGGCGCGCTGCATCGGAATCAACCTGAAATATGACGATTTCACTGCCATGAACCGGCAGGTCACGCTCGATAATTACACCGCAGATGAGAATCAAATTTTCATGAGCGCAAAATGCCTGTTTGATAAAAATTACGCAAAGAGCAGCCCGATTCGGAGCATCGGTATCCATCTGGGCGACTTGCGGGACAATCGTCTCAGTCAGCTCCCGCTGCTCTCGGAAGAGGAGAGCGTGCCGCCCGACATCAAGGCCCTGATTTCGGACTTGAAAGAACGTTTGGGCGGTTTCAAACTCAACCAATCGGCCATGACAGCCGACGAGGATATCTGATAAAAACAATTCAGGAGGGACAATCATGTGCGGAAGATACATCCCGAACACCGAAGAGGAGATCATGGAGATTCGCGAGATTTTGCGTGCGATCTCGGTGCGGCTGTCGCAGATCGAGATTAAAGTTACCCCGAAAACCGACGACGTCTTCCCCACCGACGTCGTACCGGTCATTTTGATGAGCAACGGCCAGCCCGCCGTGCAGATGGTTAAATGGGGTTTCGCCAAATGGGACGGCAAGGGCGTGATCATCAACGCTAAGAGCGAGAACGCGGCGTCCTCCCGGTTTTTTGCGCCGTTTATCAATCACTACCGCTGTGTGATTCCCGCGCACGGATATTACGAGTGGAAAACCCTGCCCGACAAGACCAAGATTAAATTTTCATTCACCAACGAAGAGGGCGGCTGTGTTTTTATGGCAGGACTTTACCGCGTGACCGACGAGGGCAAGGAATTTGTGATTCTGACCAAACCCGCTGACGGCAACATCAGCGACATCCACGACCGGATGCCCGTGAT
The DNA window shown above is from Oscillospiraceae bacterium and carries:
- a CDS encoding DUF1062 domain-containing protein, with protein sequence MQKWIITPIESPKVLRNCPKCGVVRKFACSNNFRVNANGRNIDVWLIYKCEDCDSTWNMTVLSRVKPEQIEKSLYTAFAKNNADTARKYAFDKSLLSHNHAVTDCSELRYTLEKQVIEDENNTIEMTCEYDFGLRLDRAVSEGLGISRTHAKSLLEQNNFSPKTRVYGTITLKEPIFNEIGNQAHENYSSEEQTTSDQDVTEISAERISGR
- a CDS encoding DNA polymerase IV — protein: MGKFILHSDMNHYFAAVETIDHPEYNNIPMAVCGDPATRHGIILAKNQIAQQRGVMTGESVYSAKQKAPGLTLINADYNKYVHYAKLARALYAEYGADVIPYGLDEAWIVLKDDVQSYDKATEIAFEIKQRVKNELQLTASVGVSYNYIFSKLASDMKKPDAVTVLRKDDLKTVIWSIPAFELLFVGPVTRKKLKNMNILTIGDLAQCDPALLKRRFGKSGIALWQFANGDDSSFDPKVPADMPFKSFGNTITLPKDTASEDDLLLMLYILARAVTSRLIKHSLEARCIGINLKYDDFTAMNRQVTLDNYTADENQIFMSAKCLFDKNYAKSSPIRSIGIHLGDLRDNRLSQLPLLSEEESVPPDIKALISDLKERLGGFKLNQSAMTADEDI
- a CDS encoding SOS response-associated peptidase: MCGRYIPNTEEEIMEIREILRAISVRLSQIEIKVTPKTDDVFPTDVVPVILMSNGQPAVQMVKWGFAKWDGKGVIINAKSENAASSRFFAPFINHYRCVIPAHGYYEWKTLPDKTKIKFSFTNEEGGCVFMAGLYRVTDEGKEFVILTKPADGNISDIHDRMPVMLTKDQLASWLDGTVKYQLINTDNAYHMVPKAEVS